From a region of the Pseudomonadota bacterium genome:
- a CDS encoding DUF2238 domain-containing protein — MKKLWILIFFAALIWSGIQPKDYFTWFLEVVPALIAIVIMWKTYDSFRLTTLAYILILIHSVILMVGGHYTYAEVLLFDWLKEVLDLERNNYDKVGHLAQGFIPAIIAREILVRKRVVARGGWLNFIVVSICLAFSALYELIEWWVAELTGENAEAFLGTQGYIWDTQSDMALALAGAILALLLLAKIHDRQLSLLRD, encoded by the coding sequence ATGAAAAAACTCTGGATTCTCATTTTTTTCGCCGCGCTGATCTGGTCAGGCATTCAGCCGAAGGATTATTTCACCTGGTTTCTGGAAGTGGTCCCCGCTCTCATCGCCATCGTTATCATGTGGAAAACGTATGATTCGTTCCGCCTGACCACCCTTGCCTATATCCTGATTCTCATCCACTCGGTGATCCTGATGGTCGGCGGCCATTACACCTATGCCGAGGTGTTGCTCTTCGACTGGCTGAAGGAAGTATTGGATCTGGAGAGAAACAATTACGACAAGGTCGGGCATCTGGCCCAGGGATTTATCCCGGCAATCATCGCCCGGGAGATCCTGGTCCGGAAAAGGGTGGTGGCAAGGGGCGGCTGGCTCAACTTTATCGTGGTCTCCATCTGCCTTGCCTTCAGCGCTCTGTATGAACTGATTGAATGGTGGGTAGCCGAACTGACCGGGGAAAATGCCGAGGCATTCCTTGGTACTCAGGGATATATCTGGGACACCCAGTCGGACATGGCCCTCGCCCTGGCCGGCGCCATCCTCGCCCTGCTTCTTCTGGCAAAAATCCACGACCGGCAGCTTTCTTTACTGCGAGACTAA